The Syntrophales bacterium genome has a window encoding:
- a CDS encoding asparagine synthase-related protein, translating into MITEISADRLDPQKFIKEKIEEIRAVVGNEMAINALSGGVDSSVVTLLGHRALGSQLRTVFIENGLMREGESERVVQLFSALGVNVEVVEAKNKFFDALRGIKDPEEKREAITQTFYRRVFGKIVRESGAKFLLQGTILTDVEETVAGIKRQHNVFEQLGINPEEEFGYRIIEPLIQLRKDGVRKVGRALGLPPDIFERIPFPGPALAARIIGEVTPERVEIVRKATAIVESILRETKAFQYMAILHEDKVTGMINGKREFGYQIEVRCWDSLDARVANPTRLSFDLLEKVASEIICSIPGVVSVTYNIAPKPPSTIEAV; encoded by the coding sequence ATGATAACCGAGATATCAGCAGATAGACTTGATCCTCAAAAGTTTATAAAGGAGAAAATTGAGGAAATCAGAGCTGTTGTGGGTAATGAAATGGCAATAAACGCCCTTTCAGGTGGAGTGGATTCATCGGTGGTTACCCTTCTTGGTCATCGAGCTCTGGGGAGTCAATTGCGGACGGTGTTCATTGAAAACGGCTTAATGAGGGAAGGCGAAAGTGAGAGAGTTGTCCAACTCTTTTCAGCATTAGGCGTTAATGTTGAAGTTGTGGAAGCAAAAAACAAATTCTTTGACGCACTTCGAGGCATTAAGGATCCAGAAGAAAAGAGAGAGGCGATAACCCAAACTTTTTATCGTCGAGTTTTTGGGAAAATTGTAAGAGAATCCGGGGCAAAATTTCTTCTTCAGGGCACGATCTTGACTGATGTGGAGGAAACTGTGGCGGGCATCAAGAGACAGCACAACGTTTTTGAACAATTGGGTATAAATCCAGAAGAGGAATTTGGATATAGAATAATAGAACCTCTGATTCAACTTAGAAAGGATGGTGTTAGAAAAGTAGGTAGGGCCCTCGGACTTCCACCGGACATTTTTGAGAGGATACCTTTCCCAGGCCCAGCCCTTGCGGCGAGGATCATAGGAGAGGTCACACCGGAAAGGGTAGAGATAGTAAGAAAAGCAACGGCCATTGTTGAGAGTATACTCCGAGAGACCAAAGCTTTTCAGTACATGGCCATCCTTCATGAGGACAAGGTAACAGGTATGATCAATGGTAAGAGAGAATTCGGGTATCAGATAGAAGTCCGTTGCTGGGACAGTTTAGATGCTAGGGTGGCGAACCCCACTCGACTATCTTTTGATTTACTTGAGAAAGTAGCTTCAGAGATTATTTGCAGTATACCTGGGGTTGTGAGTGTGACCTACAACATTGCCCCGAAACCACCATCCACCATTGAAGCGGTATGA